GCTGCGTGCTGAGAAGCGCGGAGCTGACTTCGAGAAAGCCGGCCGCAGAAGGACCTTTCGGGAAAGAGTCCGCTCAGCCTTCGTGGCAGCGACGGAGCGCGTCCACGACTTTGGGCGAGACGAGGTCGCCATCCCAGTTCTCGCCCGGTGCGATTGCGCGCAGGCCCAGGTCGGTTGCGCACGCGTCATTCAGGCGATCGTAGGCGACGTACAGGTATACGAGCGTGCGCAGAAGCCGGACGCGTTCCTCGACACTACCCGTAGCCAGGACAGGCGTCCGCAGCTTTTCGAGCCGCGCGAGGGCAGTTTCGTAGCTCCCGTCGACGTAGGCATTGATGGCGAAGCGCAGGCCGTCCGAGAGGCTCTCGTCGCGCGTTTTCGCGGGCGGGTTGGGTTTTTGCCGTGTTTTCGGAGTCAGCGAAACCGCCGGGAGCTGAGTTTCTTCTACCGGTTCGAATACGGGGACCCGGATGCGCTGGCCTACCTTCAAAGCTCTGGTGTTGCGGATTCGGTTGATGCTCGCGAGCGCTCGCGCGTGGGCGAAGCGATCCCCGCCGTCGTACATGC
This genomic stretch from bacterium harbors:
- a CDS encoding LysM peptidoglycan-binding domain-containing protein, giving the protein MRRLFRASACLLMLLPLLASAATPKQTDVRQHVVRIGDTWSELAQRYWGNARLAPELAHFAAPKQEKLRQGQTLRIPGLGEHRIAAGETLLGISRMYDGGDRFAHARALASINRIRNTRALKVGQRIRVPVFEPVEETQLPAVSLTPKTRQKPNPPAKTRDESLSDGLRFAINAYVDGSYETALARLEKLRTPVLATGSVEERVRLLRTLVYLYVAYDRLNDACATDLGLRAIAPGENWDGDLVSPKVVDALRRCHEG